A portion of the Bifidobacterium bifidum ATCC 29521 = JCM 1255 = DSM 20456 genome contains these proteins:
- a CDS encoding HAD-IC family P-type ATPase yields MPVRKDAAALLAAGDRDTALTDAACLVFMGTTVISGSALAVVIATGRSALFGGLSRAFQWQRPRTRFERGMNSTSWMLMAFTAVTVPVSMLVTGIAGGDWLQALLFGVSVAVGLTPEMLPLIVTVCLSRGARTMASGKAIVRRLDAIETLGGMDVLCVDKTGTLTSGVIKLDRAQSMSGLNSSYVLHAAWLTTLIPHTTSNPWDDAIVAAEGDSANDTGDVQVEGGTPFDPIRRRATVIVAKSHHRADREHTGGSDISETSGAGAGTSGNVSRIMVVKGAVSEMLPRCDTVMRNGTAEPLTDRLRGTYERLMADKATHGYRVLLVAQRSVTDQTTVQDDRALTLLGYLTFLDLPKPDAADTIAHMHNAGITVTMLTGDEPQVARTVARKVGINARRVVTGRTLDDMTDTALGTELRRVNVFAKLTPEHKARIVSLLRREGHCVGYMGDGVNDLPAMHASEIAISASTGSEAVRQSADVMLTHKNLDVLLRGITQSRRTCVNMMKYIKLALSSNFGNIISVMIAGAFLPFVPMAPVQMVLLNLIYDLACLAIPWDRVDGDVLRSPARWDTASIARFMSRFGPVSSLFDMVTFTVLLTLLCPAVAGGRFPELHGDGSRLLFVAAFQTGWFVVSMWTQITALHMLRTERVPFIGSRASVPLVCTSLAALTIATALPFTPVGAWMGFHVPPVSLFALLAIVIAGYAVTVLAVRTLYLHRQQPLL; encoded by the coding sequence ATGCCCGTGCGCAAGGATGCTGCCGCCCTGCTCGCCGCCGGCGACAGGGACACCGCGTTGACGGACGCGGCGTGCCTGGTGTTCATGGGCACGACGGTGATTTCGGGTTCCGCGTTGGCAGTCGTCATCGCCACAGGCCGCAGCGCACTGTTCGGCGGACTGTCACGCGCGTTCCAATGGCAGCGGCCGCGCACGCGCTTCGAGCGCGGCATGAACTCCACGTCCTGGATGCTGATGGCGTTCACGGCGGTCACCGTGCCCGTGTCCATGCTGGTCACCGGCATCGCGGGCGGCGACTGGCTGCAGGCCCTGCTGTTCGGCGTATCCGTGGCGGTGGGGCTCACGCCGGAGATGCTGCCGCTGATCGTCACCGTCTGCCTGTCCCGGGGCGCGCGGACGATGGCCTCCGGCAAGGCCATCGTCAGGCGGCTCGACGCCATCGAGACGCTGGGCGGCATGGACGTGCTGTGCGTCGACAAGACCGGCACACTTACCAGCGGCGTCATCAAGCTCGACCGGGCGCAGAGCATGAGCGGGTTGAACTCGTCCTACGTGCTGCATGCGGCATGGCTGACCACACTGATTCCCCACACGACGAGCAATCCGTGGGATGACGCCATCGTCGCAGCCGAAGGTGACTCGGCAAACGATACCGGCGACGTACAGGTCGAGGGAGGCACGCCTTTCGATCCGATACGACGCCGGGCGACCGTCATCGTCGCGAAGAGCCATCACCGCGCGGACCGCGAGCACACAGGTGGCAGCGATATCAGTGAGACCAGCGGCGCCGGCGCCGGAACGTCCGGGAACGTCAGCCGCATCATGGTCGTCAAGGGCGCCGTCTCCGAAATGCTGCCCCGCTGCGACACCGTCATGCGCAATGGAACCGCAGAGCCGCTGACCGATCGACTGCGCGGAACATATGAGCGGCTGATGGCCGACAAGGCGACGCACGGATACCGCGTCCTGCTCGTGGCGCAGCGCTCTGTGACAGACCAGACCACAGTGCAGGACGACCGCGCGCTCACCCTGCTGGGCTACCTCACTTTCCTGGACCTGCCCAAGCCCGATGCCGCCGACACGATCGCCCACATGCACAATGCCGGCATCACCGTGACCATGCTCACCGGCGACGAGCCACAAGTGGCCCGTACCGTCGCCCGGAAAGTCGGCATCAATGCTCGACGGGTGGTCACCGGCCGAACGCTGGACGACATGACGGACACCGCGCTCGGCACCGAACTGCGCCGCGTGAACGTGTTCGCCAAGCTCACTCCCGAGCATAAGGCGCGTATCGTCTCACTGCTGCGCCGCGAGGGGCATTGCGTGGGATACATGGGCGACGGCGTCAACGACCTGCCGGCCATGCACGCCAGCGAAATCGCCATCAGCGCCAGCACCGGCTCCGAGGCCGTCCGACAGTCGGCGGATGTCATGCTCACGCACAAGAACCTCGACGTGCTGCTGCGCGGCATCACGCAAAGCAGGCGCACCTGCGTCAACATGATGAAGTACATCAAGCTGGCGCTGAGCTCGAATTTCGGCAATATCATCTCGGTGATGATCGCCGGCGCGTTCCTGCCGTTCGTGCCCATGGCACCCGTGCAGATGGTGCTGCTGAACCTCATATACGACCTGGCCTGTCTCGCGATCCCATGGGACCGCGTCGACGGCGATGTCCTGCGCTCCCCCGCCCGGTGGGACACGGCGTCTATCGCCCGGTTCATGAGTCGCTTCGGGCCGGTGAGCTCGCTGTTCGATATGGTCACCTTCACCGTGTTGCTCACCCTGCTCTGCCCGGCCGTCGCAGGCGGGAGGTTCCCGGAGCTGCACGGGGATGGGTCGCGTCTGCTGTTCGTCGCCGCGTTCCAGACGGGATGGTTCGTCGTGTCGATGTGGACCCAGATCACGGCACTGCACATGCTGCGCACCGAACGCGTCCCGTTCATCGGGAGCCGCGCGTCGGTGCCGCTGGTCTGCACGTCGCTCGCGGCGCTGACTATCGCCACGGCGCTGCCGTTCACGCCGGTCGGCGCATGGATGGGTTTCCACGTACCTCCGGTGTCGCTGTTCGCGCTGCTCGCCATCGTCATCGCCGGTTATGCCGTGACGGTACTTGCCGTCAGAACCCTGTATCTGCACCGTCAGCAGCCGCTGCTGTGA
- a CDS encoding P-type ATPase: protein MTAGIILLMVVSGLIRYVHDSRSSHAATALATMVSTTATVRRVGAGERQIPSEELVVGDIVTLSVGDTVPADCKLLESRDLRIARGRSLAKACPCARMLPPCSPPATGTPR from the coding sequence GTGACCGCGGGCATCATCCTGCTCATGGTGGTGTCCGGTCTGATCCGATACGTGCACGACTCCCGAAGCTCGCATGCTGCGACGGCGCTGGCCACCATGGTGAGTACCACGGCGACGGTGCGGCGGGTCGGTGCCGGCGAGCGGCAGATTCCGTCCGAAGAGCTTGTCGTGGGCGACATCGTGACGTTGTCCGTCGGAGACACCGTCCCGGCCGACTGCAAGCTGCTGGAGAGCCGAGACCTGCGCATCGCACGGGGGCGCTCACTGGCGAAAGCATGCCCGTGCGCAAGGATGCTGCCGCCCTGCTCGCCGCCGGCGACAGGGACACCGCGTTGA
- a CDS encoding ABC transporter ATP-binding protein, with amino-acid sequence MTIATFSDHTATFPQTAATNAAGTAIIEARHVGKTYRAERGKELTVLRDISFTLHEGEIVAILGRSGAGKSTFLRILAGLVPASSGTVTYRGTDITGPNPGVGLVFQTFALMPWLTVQANVELGLEARGVPREERRRAALQAIDAIGLDGFENAYPKELSGGMRQRVGIARALVVQPDALFMDEPFSALDVLTAENLRNEVLKMWSGNQRSIKSVLIVTHNIEEAVQMADRVVVLGSHPGHLIADMPVTLPRPRDRHSAQFEAMVDTLYAILTGQSRDGGPADTADERTAAGDGVAHGTSDGAANQTAAADQAPARASDADHQASSDMLPNATPGGLAGLVEIVYDHAQGIDLADLAAELSFEVDDLFPLIDAGTMLGLLTVENGHVTLTELGRQWRQADILTSKTMFAAMLQDKAPLVRIIDRAVRHSEHGRLRGELIVDLLRARHTDAEAERQFNIAMTWGRYGELFDYDADDDIITVDAANPANATRAAEEASETD; translated from the coding sequence ATGACCATCGCAACTTTTTCCGACCACACCGCAACCTTCCCGCAGACCGCCGCGACGAACGCCGCCGGCACCGCGATCATCGAGGCGCGGCACGTGGGCAAGACCTACCGTGCCGAGCGCGGTAAAGAGCTGACCGTGCTGCGCGACATCTCCTTCACCCTGCATGAGGGCGAGATCGTGGCGATCCTGGGCCGGTCCGGCGCCGGAAAATCCACGTTCCTGCGCATCCTGGCGGGCCTGGTACCCGCGTCGAGCGGTACCGTCACCTACCGCGGCACCGACATCACCGGCCCTAATCCCGGAGTGGGACTCGTGTTCCAGACCTTCGCGCTGATGCCGTGGCTCACGGTGCAAGCGAATGTGGAACTGGGGCTGGAGGCCCGCGGCGTGCCGCGCGAGGAGCGCCGTCGCGCTGCACTGCAGGCCATCGACGCCATCGGACTGGACGGATTCGAGAACGCGTACCCGAAGGAGCTCTCCGGCGGCATGCGCCAGCGCGTGGGCATCGCACGGGCCCTGGTGGTGCAGCCCGATGCGCTGTTCATGGACGAGCCGTTCTCCGCATTGGATGTGCTGACGGCCGAGAACCTGCGCAACGAGGTGCTCAAGATGTGGAGCGGCAATCAGCGTTCCATCAAGTCGGTGCTCATCGTGACGCACAACATCGAGGAGGCCGTGCAGATGGCGGATCGTGTCGTGGTGCTCGGCTCGCATCCCGGTCATCTCATCGCCGACATGCCCGTCACCCTGCCGAGGCCCCGCGACCGTCATTCCGCCCAGTTCGAGGCTATGGTCGACACCCTGTATGCGATCCTGACCGGGCAGAGTCGTGATGGCGGGCCGGCGGATACCGCCGACGAGCGCACGGCCGCCGGGGACGGCGTCGCGCATGGCACGTCAGATGGCGCGGCGAACCAGACCGCGGCAGCGGATCAGGCCCCGGCCCGGGCGAGCGACGCCGACCATCAGGCATCCTCCGACATGCTGCCCAACGCTACGCCGGGAGGCCTGGCCGGACTGGTGGAGATCGTATACGATCACGCGCAGGGCATCGACCTGGCCGATCTGGCCGCCGAGCTGTCATTCGAGGTGGACGACCTGTTCCCGCTGATCGACGCCGGAACCATGCTGGGATTACTGACCGTCGAGAACGGACACGTGACATTGACCGAGCTCGGACGCCAGTGGAGGCAGGCGGACATTCTGACAAGCAAGACGATGTTCGCCGCCATGCTGCAAGACAAGGCACCGCTGGTGCGCATCATCGACCGAGCGGTCCGTCACAGCGAACACGGCCGCCTGCGCGGCGAGCTCATCGTCGACCTGCTGAGGGCCCGTCATACGGACGCGGAGGCGGAGCGCCAGTTCAACATCGCCATGACGTGGGGTCGATACGGAGAACTGTTCGACTACGACGCCGATGACGACATCATCACCGTCGACGCCGCCAACCCGGCAAACGCCACCCGAGCGGCCGAGGAAGCCAGCGAAACGGACTGA
- a CDS encoding ABC transporter permease: MSRSGAVRRIAADVVVAAGVLALFGVVAWLLPQINEPIGPSGVPSTVSDDLHLLPYYALRSVFRMFIALFLSLVFSFIYGLAAARCRRLRMVLIPLLDILQSVPILGFLSATVTIWMVLFPGSILGVEAASIFAIFTSQAWNMTFSFYHSLLSEPQELDEAARSMQLTRWQRFWKLDVPNSMIPLLWNCMMSVGGGWFFLTASEMISVNNRTYALPGLGSFVAVASEHEQLGKVLWAIVTMVIVVLLIDVLLWKPLTAWAEKFRITQNESVQDKTSLVLSILRRSGISDALALVGRPIADLMFWLTRPLGRTGARWPAAGTRRRTLDIAFMALMAVACLAGLWMLVRFISDGEGFAEVGHAMVLGLITFMRVTLLTVVCSIIWVPIGVKIGMNPRISRFAQPLVQVLASFPSNFTFPFVTLWFIAWHIDISWGSILLMSLGTQWYILFNVIAGASAIPDDLREATRAFHLDTRQRWTKLILPAVFGSWCTGGITAAGGAWNASIVSEIVTYGHTTLTANGLGTYIANATAVGDTGKTIIGVAVMSVFVVGVNRLFWRPLQAYAERRFSVA; this comes from the coding sequence ATGTCCCGCAGCGGCGCCGTGCGCCGCATCGCCGCAGACGTGGTGGTGGCCGCGGGCGTGCTCGCTCTGTTCGGCGTCGTCGCCTGGCTGCTGCCGCAAATCAACGAACCGATCGGCCCGTCAGGTGTGCCGAGCACGGTGAGCGACGATTTGCATCTGCTGCCGTATTACGCGCTGCGTTCGGTGTTCCGCATGTTCATCGCGCTGTTTTTGTCACTGGTGTTCAGCTTCATCTATGGTTTGGCGGCGGCCCGATGCCGGCGACTGCGCATGGTGCTGATACCGCTGCTCGACATCCTGCAGTCGGTGCCGATCCTCGGCTTCCTGTCCGCCACGGTCACCATTTGGATGGTGTTGTTCCCCGGCTCCATTCTCGGCGTGGAGGCGGCGTCGATCTTCGCGATCTTCACCAGCCAGGCATGGAACATGACCTTCTCCTTCTACCATTCGCTGCTCAGCGAACCGCAGGAGTTGGATGAGGCGGCTCGTTCCATGCAGCTCACGCGCTGGCAGCGTTTCTGGAAGCTCGACGTGCCGAATTCGATGATTCCGCTGCTATGGAACTGCATGATGAGCGTCGGCGGCGGCTGGTTCTTCCTGACGGCCTCGGAGATGATCTCCGTGAACAACAGGACGTACGCACTGCCCGGCCTCGGCAGCTTCGTGGCGGTGGCGTCCGAGCACGAACAGCTGGGCAAGGTGCTGTGGGCCATCGTGACCATGGTCATCGTGGTGCTGCTCATCGACGTGCTGCTGTGGAAGCCGCTGACGGCGTGGGCCGAGAAGTTCCGCATCACGCAGAACGAGTCCGTGCAGGACAAGACGAGTTTGGTGCTGTCGATTCTGCGGCGTTCCGGCATTTCGGATGCGCTGGCTCTCGTGGGCCGGCCCATCGCCGATCTGATGTTCTGGCTGACCCGCCCGCTGGGCCGTACCGGCGCACGCTGGCCGGCCGCCGGCACCCGGCGTCGCACGCTCGACATCGCGTTCATGGCGCTCATGGCTGTGGCCTGCCTGGCCGGCCTGTGGATGCTGGTGCGTTTCATCTCGGACGGCGAGGGGTTCGCCGAGGTCGGCCACGCGATGGTCCTGGGACTGATCACGTTCATGCGCGTGACGCTGCTGACCGTGGTGTGCTCCATCATCTGGGTGCCGATCGGCGTGAAGATCGGCATGAATCCGCGGATTTCCCGGTTCGCGCAGCCGCTGGTGCAGGTGTTGGCGAGCTTCCCCTCGAACTTCACGTTCCCGTTCGTCACACTGTGGTTCATCGCCTGGCATATCGACATCAGCTGGGGCAGCATTCTGCTCATGTCGCTGGGAACGCAGTGGTACATCCTGTTCAACGTGATTGCGGGCGCTTCGGCCATTCCCGATGACCTGCGCGAGGCCACGCGGGCGTTCCATCTGGACACGCGGCAGCGGTGGACCAAGCTGATCCTGCCGGCGGTGTTCGGCTCATGGTGCACTGGCGGCATCACCGCGGCGGGCGGCGCGTGGAACGCCTCCATCGTCTCCGAGATCGTGACCTACGGGCACACCACGCTTACGGCAAATGGACTGGGAACATATATCGCCAATGCGACCGCGGTGGGAGACACCGGCAAGACCATCATCGGGGTTGCCGTGATGAGCGTGTTCGTCGTGGGCGTCAACCGGCTGTTCTGGCGTCCATTGCAGGCGTACGCCGAGCGCCGTTTCTCCGTCGCCTGA
- a CDS encoding sugar-binding transcriptional regulator, producing the protein MTTTESRNHIELVLKIARMYYTDNLTQAQIAAQIGYSRPTISRLLSESRDRGMVRIEIGHPLERLMQLEDALVRRYGLKCARVAQVNPGQDPSTIVPRYAAALLTEKSSPDSLITVSNGRAVAATVREVAIQDWPKSNVAQMVGALSPSNPMTDSPDICRMLAERLGGTVTTLHVPMILSSAHIAAAMRQEPQIATALALGGGADVALEGVGATEGDRLSPVFDAYVTPHMVKEIRAQGAVATVCGHFIDAQGRPVCSELSDRIISVELDRLKRIALVIGVAWGQEKVKAIKACLVGSYISALATDQATAESLLA; encoded by the coding sequence ATGACGACAACTGAGTCGCGAAACCACATCGAGCTCGTGCTGAAAATCGCTCGCATGTATTACACGGACAATCTGACGCAGGCGCAGATTGCCGCGCAGATTGGATACTCCCGCCCCACCATCTCGCGGCTGCTCAGCGAATCGCGCGACCGGGGCATGGTACGCATCGAGATCGGGCATCCACTCGAACGTCTGATGCAGCTGGAGGACGCGCTGGTAAGACGGTACGGGTTGAAATGCGCACGAGTGGCGCAGGTCAATCCCGGGCAGGATCCCAGCACCATCGTCCCCCGATATGCCGCGGCCCTGCTTACCGAAAAGTCGTCGCCCGACTCGCTCATCACCGTCTCCAACGGACGGGCCGTCGCCGCCACGGTCCGCGAAGTCGCCATCCAGGACTGGCCGAAATCCAATGTGGCGCAGATGGTGGGCGCCCTCTCCCCCAGCAATCCGATGACGGATTCGCCCGACATCTGCCGCATGCTCGCCGAACGCCTCGGCGGCACCGTCACCACACTCCACGTACCGATGATCCTCTCCTCCGCCCATATCGCCGCGGCCATGCGCCAGGAGCCACAAATCGCCACCGCGCTGGCGCTCGGCGGCGGCGCCGACGTGGCCCTGGAAGGGGTCGGTGCGACCGAAGGCGACCGCCTCAGTCCGGTGTTCGACGCCTATGTCACACCACACATGGTCAAGGAAATCCGGGCGCAGGGCGCGGTCGCCACCGTATGCGGGCACTTCATCGACGCGCAGGGAAGGCCCGTATGTTCGGAGCTGTCCGACCGTATCATTTCGGTGGAGCTCGATCGCCTGAAGCGCATCGCGCTGGTCATCGGCGTGGCATGGGGGCAGGAAAAAGTCAAGGCCATCAAGGCCTGCCTGGTCGGCAGCTATATTTCCGCCCTCGCCACCGACCAAGCCACAGCCGAAAGCCTGCTCGCCTGA
- a CDS encoding PTS galactitol transporter subunit IIC: protein MEIINTIIGLGASVMMPIIFFVVGLIFRMGIGKSFKAGMTVGVGFVGVNMVINLLLDNLGPASKAMVNRLGLHLTTVDVGWPTASTVGWGTPIMVATVVGFLVINAIMVFCKLTKTIDVDIFNYWIFLQVGALVYAVTGNFWFAVIFTWVIFAIVLKVADLTAPYIQKEYNLEGISFPHLAGLAWSPLAIAVNWIIDKIPGLKNVDFNADKIRKRFGAIGEPVVIGFILGLLIGVLAGYSPDKSVTLAINIAAAMVLLPKMIDVLIEGLISVRDAAEKQLKIWFPNREFYIGMDTALLIGDSSVLATGLLLIPITILLAFILPGNEMLPFADLASLVFILALVTPFVRRNMFKMLIVGTLSVIIILYVGTDIAPWVTQSFTQSNINLPKDFTAVTNMTGAVSTWIGWVAVKIGELFNMIA, encoded by the coding sequence ATGGAAATCATCAACACCATCATCGGCCTGGGCGCCTCGGTGATGATGCCGATCATCTTCTTCGTGGTCGGACTCATCTTCCGCATGGGAATCGGCAAATCCTTTAAGGCCGGCATGACCGTCGGCGTCGGCTTCGTCGGCGTCAATATGGTCATCAACCTGCTGCTTGACAACCTCGGCCCCGCCTCGAAGGCGATGGTCAACCGCCTCGGCCTGCACCTGACTACGGTTGACGTGGGCTGGCCCACCGCCTCGACGGTCGGCTGGGGCACGCCGATCATGGTCGCCACGGTCGTCGGCTTCCTCGTCATCAACGCCATCATGGTGTTCTGCAAGCTCACCAAGACCATCGACGTCGACATCTTCAACTACTGGATCTTCCTGCAAGTCGGAGCGCTGGTCTATGCCGTCACCGGCAACTTCTGGTTCGCCGTCATCTTCACCTGGGTCATCTTCGCCATCGTGCTGAAGGTCGCTGACCTCACCGCGCCTTACATCCAGAAGGAATACAACCTCGAAGGCATCTCGTTCCCGCACCTTGCCGGTCTGGCCTGGTCGCCGCTCGCCATCGCCGTCAACTGGATCATCGACAAGATCCCCGGCCTTAAGAACGTCGACTTCAACGCCGACAAGATCCGCAAGCGCTTCGGCGCCATCGGTGAGCCCGTGGTCATCGGTTTCATCCTCGGTCTGCTCATCGGCGTGCTCGCCGGCTACAGCCCTGACAAGTCCGTGACGCTCGCCATCAACATCGCCGCGGCCATGGTGCTGCTGCCCAAGATGATCGACGTGCTGATCGAAGGCCTGATTTCCGTGCGTGACGCCGCCGAGAAGCAGCTCAAGATCTGGTTCCCCAACCGCGAGTTCTACATCGGCATGGATACCGCGCTGCTCATCGGCGACTCCTCGGTGCTCGCCACCGGTCTGCTGCTCATCCCGATCACCATTCTGCTCGCCTTCATCCTGCCCGGCAACGAGATGCTCCCGTTCGCCGACCTCGCGTCGCTCGTGTTCATCCTCGCGCTGGTCACCCCGTTCGTGCGCCGCAACATGTTCAAGATGCTGATCGTCGGCACGTTGAGCGTCATCATCATCCTCTACGTCGGCACCGATATCGCGCCCTGGGTCACTCAATCGTTCACGCAGAGCAACATCAACCTGCCCAAGGACTTCACCGCCGTCACCAACATGACCGGCGCAGTGAGCACATGGATTGGCTGGGTCGCCGTCAAGATCGGCGAACTGTTCAACATGATCGCCTGA
- a CDS encoding FGGY-family carbohydrate kinase, with product MTNATKHFLTIDNGGTNTKVIIVDQDGRQLSVSSFPTDAIERRPGFREVNPGQMWRDIGKAVKAALESAGLDGSQIDGVVPVGHGKGLYVLGKDGKPFMDGILSSDSRAADLANEFESRVAEIYPISHQHVMVMQFPVLLRWLKDNEPEQYARIGHVLSNKDFIRYFLTGEILEERGDASGNNLVNLETGEYDGRLFDFFGIPEMLECMPKLVSATDRCGSITAEAAANTGLAEGTPVYAGLFDIDACALATGVLSDDIFSITAGTWNINVFPSKTMAPLDGGCMNSVFPTGGTLVEASSPTSAGNLDYVLRMMTADGSKAASYDELGAMLERTGAKYTDVPFFPFLYGSNVNLGAEGAFIGLRSSSERDQLLRAVYEGVVFAHRHHVEQLLRVLGHKPKAIRISGGVCNSDPWVQMFADVLNLPVETVAVTELGGLGGAMCAAVGSGLYGSFQEAFGNMSKLAKRFEPHADQTAVYDRKFEAYEALLTALDGGWAALRDMQNSLER from the coding sequence ATGACAAACGCAACGAAGCATTTCCTCACCATTGACAATGGCGGAACCAACACCAAGGTCATCATCGTCGACCAGGATGGCCGGCAACTGTCCGTCTCGTCGTTCCCGACCGATGCCATCGAGCGGCGTCCCGGCTTCCGCGAAGTCAACCCCGGCCAGATGTGGCGTGACATCGGCAAGGCGGTCAAGGCCGCGCTGGAATCCGCCGGACTGGATGGAAGCCAGATCGACGGCGTCGTACCGGTCGGCCACGGCAAGGGGCTGTACGTGCTCGGCAAGGACGGCAAGCCGTTCATGGACGGCATCCTCTCCTCCGACAGCCGCGCCGCGGACCTGGCCAACGAATTCGAGAGCCGCGTCGCCGAAATCTACCCGATCAGTCACCAGCACGTCATGGTCATGCAGTTCCCGGTACTGCTGCGCTGGCTGAAGGACAACGAGCCGGAACAGTACGCGCGGATCGGGCATGTGCTGTCCAACAAGGACTTCATCCGGTACTTCCTGACCGGCGAGATCCTCGAGGAGCGTGGCGACGCCTCCGGCAACAATCTGGTCAACCTCGAAACCGGTGAATATGACGGCCGGCTGTTCGACTTCTTCGGCATCCCGGAAATGCTGGAATGCATGCCGAAGCTCGTCAGCGCGACCGACCGCTGCGGATCCATCACCGCCGAAGCGGCGGCGAACACCGGCCTCGCCGAAGGCACTCCCGTGTATGCCGGACTGTTCGACATCGACGCCTGCGCGCTCGCCACCGGCGTGCTGAGCGACGATATCTTCAGCATCACCGCTGGAACGTGGAACATCAACGTGTTCCCCAGCAAGACCATGGCGCCGCTCGACGGCGGCTGCATGAACTCCGTGTTCCCCACCGGTGGCACCTTGGTCGAGGCGTCCAGCCCGACCTCCGCCGGCAACCTCGACTACGTGTTGCGCATGATGACGGCAGACGGCTCCAAAGCCGCCAGCTACGACGAACTCGGAGCGATGCTGGAACGTACCGGCGCCAAGTACACCGACGTGCCGTTCTTCCCGTTCCTCTACGGCAGCAACGTGAACCTGGGCGCGGAAGGCGCGTTCATCGGACTGCGCAGCTCCAGCGAGCGCGACCAGCTGTTGCGGGCCGTGTACGAGGGCGTAGTATTCGCCCACCGCCACCATGTCGAGCAGCTGCTGCGCGTGCTCGGGCACAAGCCGAAGGCCATCCGCATCTCCGGTGGCGTATGCAATTCTGATCCTTGGGTGCAGATGTTCGCCGACGTGCTCAACCTGCCGGTCGAGACCGTGGCCGTAACCGAACTGGGCGGTCTTGGCGGTGCCATGTGCGCGGCGGTCGGATCAGGCCTGTACGGGTCGTTCCAGGAGGCGTTCGGCAACATGTCGAAGCTCGCCAAGCGGTTCGAGCCGCACGCGGACCAGACCGCGGTGTACGACCGCAAGTTCGAGGCGTATGAGGCGCTGCTGACCGCACTCGACGGCGGATGGGCCGCGCTGCGTGACATGCAGAACTCGCTGGAGCGCTGA
- a CDS encoding L-ribulose-5-phosphate 3-epimerase: MVTNALGIYEKALPRGLSWEQTFDLVHELGYNFLEFSVDESDERLARLDWTEHDRARFRDAMWRTHSRINTMMLSGHRRFPLGSKDPEVREKALDMMRKAIDLAVDLGIRNIQLAGYDVYYEPKTLLSREYFVENLRKCVDMAAKKLVMLSIETMDDPFINSLDKVTYYKSQVRSPWLQAYPDVGNLTAWPTNDVGREIESNIDNIVAVHLKDTKPVGETSKGVFKRVPFGEGTVDFEACLRIFKRLGYQGSYTVEMWTDESPDPVAEVTRAKKMFDGLFDVVGIEQEPIAGIGEY, from the coding sequence ATGGTCACCAACGCGCTGGGAATATATGAAAAGGCGCTGCCGCGCGGCCTGAGCTGGGAGCAGACGTTCGATCTGGTGCATGAGCTGGGATACAACTTCCTTGAATTCTCGGTCGACGAAAGCGACGAGCGACTGGCCCGTCTCGACTGGACCGAGCACGACCGGGCACGGTTCCGCGACGCCATGTGGCGCACCCACAGCCGCATCAACACCATGATGCTCTCCGGTCACAGGCGGTTCCCGCTCGGGTCAAAAGACCCCGAGGTGCGCGAGAAGGCGCTCGACATGATGCGCAAGGCGATCGACCTCGCCGTCGATCTGGGCATCCGCAACATCCAACTCGCCGGATACGACGTGTATTACGAGCCGAAAACCCTGCTGTCTCGCGAATACTTCGTCGAGAACCTGCGCAAATGCGTCGACATGGCCGCGAAGAAACTGGTGATGCTCTCCATCGAGACGATGGACGACCCGTTCATCAACTCGCTGGACAAGGTCACCTATTACAAGTCGCAAGTGCGCAGTCCATGGCTGCAGGCGTACCCGGATGTGGGCAACCTCACGGCTTGGCCCACCAACGATGTGGGGCGCGAGATCGAATCCAACATCGACAACATTGTCGCCGTGCACCTCAAGGACACCAAGCCGGTGGGCGAGACCTCGAAAGGCGTGTTCAAACGGGTGCCCTTCGGTGAGGGGACGGTCGACTTCGAGGCGTGCCTGCGTATCTTCAAACGACTGGGATACCAGGGCAGCTACACGGTCGAGATGTGGACCGATGAGTCGCCGGATCCGGTGGCCGAGGTGACTCGGGCCAAAAAGATGTTCGACGGGCTGTTCGACGTGGTGGGCATCGAACAGGAGCCGATCGCCGGCATCGGAGAATACTGA